The window ACATAATTGAATGTGGAAAAGAACTCAAAGACATCCCTCTCGATTTACTGCTTGGAGATGCGTTTGTTATCGATCTATCGGATGGCAGAGGTTTGATAAATGCCGATGAGATCAGACCACACCTCTTACCTGGAGCAAAACGCATCCTTATCAGGAGTTCAAACTCATCCAGTGAATATATTGGGAGCAGGGAATTTAAGGATGACTATAGATCGCTCAGTATGGATGGTGCAGAGCTGCTTGTCGAGGCGGGTATATCCCTTGTTGGAATCGACTATCTCTCGATAGAGCAGTTTGAGAGCAGAGAACTTGAAGTTCACCGTTATCTACTCGGGCATGACCTCCTCATCCTCGAAGGCATTGATCTTCGTGGGGTCCCACCGGGTAAATATGAGATGATCTGTCTCCCACTGAAAATCCAGAACGCGAGTGGTGCCCCAGCAAGGGTGATACTCAGGCAAAAGTAACGCTTAAAATACCCCAAAACAGATACATAACCAATGAAGGACTTCAATAAGTTTCTTGGAACAGCAAAATACATTGCATCAGAACCCTTACAAAATGCGGTAAATGTGGCGATCGCGCTTGGAAGACCACTGCTTGTAAAGGGAGAACCTGGCACAGGTAAGACCTTGCTCGCACACAACATCGCTCGTGGACTGGGTAAGAAACTCATCGTCTGGAATATAAAATCTACAACAAAAGCAAAGGATGGACTGTACATCTATGACACAGTTCAACGACTGAATGATAGCAGGTTTGGAGATAGAGATGTATCCGATATCAGGCAGTACATCAAATATGGAAAACTCGGTGAGGCATTTGCATCAGATGAACAGGTTGTTCTCCTGATTGATGAGATCGACAAGGCGGATCTTGAGTTTCCCAATGATCTTCTCAATGAGCTTGATGAGATGTCCTTCCACATCCCGGAGACCGGGGAGACGATTCGCGCAAAACACCGCCCGATCGTTATTATAACCAGCAACTCCGAGAAAGAACTTCCAGATGCGTTCCTGCGTCGTTGCATCTTCCACTACATCGAATTTCCTGACCGGCAGATGATGGAAGAGATCGTCAAAGTTCACTACCCAGATATCGATAAGCGACTCCTCCATGAGGCGCTGAAGAAGTTCTATCACCTCAGGAAGATCGAATCACTCAAGAAAAAACCGTCAACGAGCGAACTTCTCGACTGGCTGCAGGCACTCATTGCAGGAGGGATATCGTACAGAAAACTCAGGTCAGAACTGGTCTTTGCCGGTGCACTGCTGAAGAATGAGGCGGATTTCATGCATTTACCGCGCAATGAAGCAGTTTAAGGTTTAAACTACTTTTATGTTCATCGATTTTTTCTATATCCTGCGAAAAAATGGTGTCCCCGTCTCGATCACCGAGTGGATGGCCTTGACAGAGGCATTATCAAAAGGTCTTGCAGATTCAAGCATTGAAACATTCTACTATCTTGCAAGATCGATTCTCGTCAAGAGTGAGTCTTACTATGATCACTACGACCTCTCGTTTGAAGAGTATTTCGGTGGATTGAATGATGAGGGGATGATGCAGAAAAAGCTTTCGAGCGTCTGCGAAGAATTTCCCGAGATCAGGGATGAACTTCTGAAGTGGCTGAACGATCCGATAAACCGCATGAGTTTGAGTGAAGAAGAGGTCAGAAGACTTTCTGAGATGGAACTTGAGGAGCTGATCGAACTTTTTCTTGAACGGCTTGCCGAGCAGCGCGAGAGACATGATGGCGGAGATAGATGGATTGGAACCGGTGGCAGATCGCCGTTTGGAAATGCAGGAATAAATCCCGCGGGTATCAGGGTTGGTGGCGTGGGAGGTAGGAGGTCTGCACTTAAAGTTGCACACCAGCGGAAATACCGTAACCTACGAAACGATCTGACGCTTGATGTGCGGCAGATAAAAGTCGCACTGAAACGCCTGCGTCTTCTATCACGTAGTGGACCAGAGGAGGAGCTTGACCTTGATGCAACAATAGATAAGACCTGTAAGAACGCGGGTGAGATCGATCTTGTATTCAGTAAGGGGCGTAAGAACATCATAAAATTGCTGCTGTTGATGGATGTTGGCGGATCAATGAACCCCTATGCACTCCTTTCAAGCCGATTGTTCTCAGCAGCAAACAGTTCAGGTCATTTCAAGGACTTTAAATATTTTTATTTCCACAACTGCATCTATGATCACGTCTACACCGATATCGCAAGACGTGAGCGATTTAAGACCGACGAACTTCTGCGAAGGTTTGGTCGAGAGTATCGGGTGATCATCGTTGGCGATGCATGGATGGCACCAAGTGAACTTCTAAACAGGTATGGTGCCATCGATTACGATGACGTCTGTGAGACCACGGGGATCGAACGCCTGCTTCAGTTCAGAGAGCACTTTGATCACATCGTCTGGCTGAACCCTGAGAAGCAGAATATCTGGGATCGAACAACGATCAGAATGATTCGTGATATTTTTCCCATGTTTGAACTGACGATAGATGGTCTTGAAGGTGCGGTGCGTGAACTTGTTGGAAGACGATGAAACCATATTCTGGAAATTTCATTGAGAAAACTCATATACCACTATAACGATATTAGCAGATATAAACAGAAGGAATAGATATGTCGTATCGTGAAGCACTGATAGAAGTCGGAAAGGATCTTGCTTTTGCGCTGGTGGTTGTTGGGATTATAGCAGCGATGGCATACGCATTCGCAGGTACATGGCCTGTTGCGGTTGCGGTTGAGTCTGGAAGCATGGAGCCCAACATTCACCAGGGAGATATTGTTTTTATAAAAAGCCCTGAGCGAATGGGTATTAAGACTTATGAGGATGCGATACGCTCGAATTATACCCAGTTCAATGGCTACGGCGATGTGATAGTATATATGCCAGATGGAAACTCGGATGCAACCCCAATAATACATAGAGCAATTGAATGGGTCGATGCCGGGGAAGTGATGCCAAACGGTCGCATTGCTCCACATGAAGGCTATGTCACAAAGGGCGATCACAACACCGGTTATGACCAGCCAGGACTATCATCACCGGTAAAACCCGAATGGATCATAGGGGTGGCATACTACAGAATTGGATGGATTGGAAATCTCAGACTCCTCTTCAATCGACTCTGAATCGGTTTATGCAATCTCAAAGTACTCCCTGAACTTCTTTGTTGTTCTCAACATCTTTGTATGCCCATACGGCCTGGATTCAACAAACCCACGCTTTTCAAACTCCTTCACATGCTGGTATGCAACCTTTCCGCGCACCTTGACAAGCTCGGATTGCGTGATCGGCTGGCGATAGGCAATTACAGCAAGTGTTCGCAGGATGGGACCATCAAACTCACGTTGCGCGATACCACTGAGCATTCCTGCAAACTCGCGCCTCACCTCCATCGCCCATTTACCTTCTGATTCTTCGATTGTTATCGCAGACTGGCGCGAGGCATACTCGTCTTTCAGTTTTTCAATGATCTTTTTCACCTCATCCCGACTGCAACCCGCGAGCTTTGCAAGCCTTGCTGCACTCAGCGATGAACCAGATATAAACAGCGATGCCTCAATCACCTGTTTGATCCTGACTTCGTCCTTTTCCTTCATCTATCCCCTCTCGAAGATCGATATAAAGCTCACCAAATAGTTCATCCTGTTTCAGCCGTACCTCCTTCCTTGACGCAAGAAAGAGGAGTGGTATGTAGGTATCAATCACATCTCTAACCTCCATTCCCGATGTGAGCTCAGAAAAAGAGATTCTCTTTTCCTTCTCTCTTTTTTTAAGGATTTCTCTGAGCTTTGAGATCTTACTCTCGATATCTTCTTCGTGCGGACACTCACGCACGTTTTTAGTCAGGGCATCATCACACTCAACCCGTGCTTTCTGCCGACGTTGCCGATTGATCTCAACCTTCTCAGCCTTTTTAAGCTCTGTTATGAGGTCGTCAAGAGTTATTGGGCGCTTTCTCTTCCGTCTGAGCTTTGGATAGACCCGTATAGAATCTGGGGCAGTAAAAACCTCACCTTCCATATCTTCTTCAATCTCCAGAAGGTCAGGCTCGAGATCTTCGTCGAGATCTTCCTCCTCCTCTATAAAGAGTGCTTCTGATTTCATCCGCAGAAGGATTGCAGCGTAAAATAGCGTGCGTCCAGATAGGCGAAGATCAGGCACTTCAACACTCTCAATCCGCTCGAGAAACTTATCCGCCACCTTTACGACATCGATCTTCCATGGATCAAACTCGCCCTGCTTTGCAAGATCCACAAGGATCTCTATTGGCTCATCAATGTGAGCGATCTGATCCATTCGCCCCTCGCCTCCCGTGTTGTCCCGATGACAAGCCGTCTTATCCCGTTCCATTCTTCAAGCACACCCTGAGCTTCCATCACCTCTCCTTCCAGAACCTGTCCTGCATAGGTATGCGTGAATGAGAGCACCTCATCAACCTCCTCGTGCTCAACCACAAAGACTGCTGGGCTGTCAAAGGCATGTGATGCATCGGTTACGGTTGCTTCAATTCTCCGACGCCCGATTACCCTGCCACGCTCATAGCGGGTATGGTTTTCAGCATCATCCACATAGAGGAGGTCAAAGTATCTCTCTGCGATCATCCCCCTATTTCCTTTTCGCATTTCATGCTTTAAAAACTCATCGAATGAGATCTCGGGCACACGCTTATTGTATATCTGTTTCCAGAGGTCAGGATCAATATCTGAGAGTTCGCCATCATGCACAGCGCGATTCAAAACCTCAATTGCATCAAAGAAGCTTTTGCCATAGACGATAAAATCAATATCAGATGAAGGTGTCGCAAGATCACAGAGCCACGAGCCCGTAACTCCCATTTTTGAGAGCGGTATGCCACCCTTTCTGAATATATCAACGATCAACCCGATCTCAGGGTTATCAAGCAGGGTCTGGATCTTGACATCCGGTCTCAAAACCGTCTTTATATCATCAAGCGGGATGCTGTGAATATCTCCACGTATGTATTCAGGCTTTTTTAGCCGCAAAAACTCAAATGACTCATCAAAATCAAGTTTATGAAATCTAACGCCATCGAATCGCCTCCTTTCTCCATTATCATGGGGTACGTATCGAAGGAGCCCTTCTATCGCTGTATCAGATCTGTTGCTATAGCTTACCACCGAAAAGATCCATCCCTCGTTGGTCACAACAAAATCTCGTATTCGAAGATTCAATCTATGCACCTCTGCAAACATACTTTTTAGGTGTTGGTTACTATATAGATAGCGATAGTATGGAGAAGACCAAAGAGCATCGAGGATTGTACATCGGCAGATTTCAGCCATACCACCTTGGACACCACATGATACTGACGCAGATTGCCAGAGAGGTTGAGGAGCTTGTAATCTGCATCGGGAGTGCCCAGGTGAGCCATGAACTGAAAAACCCCTTTACAGGCGGTGAACGAGTTCTTATGGTAAAATCTGCAATCGAAGAGCTGCCGATAAAGTGTTACGTCATCCCGATCATGGATGTGATGCGAAATGCGATATGGGTTGCACATGTAGTCTCACTCACACCTGGATTTGAGATTGTTTACTCAAACAATCCCCTCAACAAGCGACTTTTTGATGAAGCAGGGTTTAAGGTGCGATCTACGGCATTTTACGAGCGTGATGTTTATTCCGGTACAGAGATTCGGCGCAGGATGATAGCTGGTGAAGAATGGGAGAATCTTGTACCTGATGCGGTATGTAAGGTCATACATGAGTGTGATGGAGTTTCAAGGGTGCAGGATCTCGCCCGATATGATACGGGAAAATAGATGAAACTACTTCTTGCTGAGTATGCAGTTGGCATGCGTCTGGAAGATGGAATTATCAGAGAAGGCAGAGCGATGCTTGAAACCTTAAGCAGGAGTTTTAAAAGGAGTGGGTGTGAGGTCATGACCCCGGAACCCGGCAGGTTTGAGACAGATCTTGAGATGCTTGCAGCAAATTCTGATTATGGACTGGTTATCGCCCCAGATGAACACCTTACGCATTATACAGAGATAATTGAGAGTAGAACTGTTAACCTTGGATCCCCATCAAATGTGGTTGATGCGTGCGCTGACAAATTAAAAACAACGAGGATACTACGTGATGCTGGGATTGCGGTTGCGGAGGATGTGGATTCAGACCGGTATGTGATAAAACCGCGCTGGGGGTGTGGATCAGAGGAGATCATTGTGACAGATGAGAATCTGCTGCCAGACGGCTTCATCAGAACGCGTTTTATCGAGGGAGAACATATCAGTGCGAGTCTTATAAGATCTAAAAACGGGTTTGTGCTCCCGTTAACCATAAACAAACAGCTTGTCGAGATTACAGATGAGAAAATCAGGTATAAAGGAGGAATTACGCCATATTTTACGCCACGAGCAGATGAAATCATCGATGCGTGCAGGCGGGCAGGCGAAATTCTTGGATGCAGAGGGTACTTTGGAGTGGATCTCGTACTCTCAGATAAACCATATATCGTGGATGTTAATCCGCGTCCCACCACTTCAATCATCGGAATAAGCCGTGTAATTGATAAGGAGATTGGAGGCTTGATTCTTGATGCGTACAGAAACAGGCTTCCAGAATCGGTCAATATAATCTCAGAAGAGGTTATCTATAAACTGGATGAACTATAAATTTTCATTTCATTCCAGATAAGACCTCGTATAGCATTTTAAGTGCAGTTTCAGCAGTCATTTCTCTGTTACTTTTTCTATCGCCTGTAAAATGATACGTTTTTACTATTCTTTGATCTTCTGTTACGATTGCGATATATACCAGCCCAACAGGTTTTACAGGCGTTGCTCCACCCGGGCCTGCTATTCCCGTTACTCCTATACTCACATCTGCCTCGCTCACTGCTTTTGCACCTTCTGCCATTTCAAGGGCACATTCAGAACTCACCGCCCCATACCGCTCCAGAGTCGTATCCTTTACACCAATAATCTTCTTTTTCAGCTCATTTGAGTATGTCACGTACGCGCCCAGAAAATAATCTGAACTGCCCGGAACGCTGGTTATCCTGTATGAAATAAGTCCGCCTGTGCATGATTCTGCAACTGTAAGTTTGAGTTTCTTTTCGCTGAGTAAATCACCTATCGCTTCCTCTATCATCTAAAACAGCTCACATCATTTTTCTATATAGAACCGTTAGCTATATTGTTAAAAAAAGTTTGGGGGATATTTTGATTTTACCAGCTTGATGGGTCGATATTGATTGGAATAACGTTTATATGGTGGGGTTGAGAGAAGGGTTTATGATCCGTATGGGTTGAACGAGGAAGAGATTAGGGTGGTGGAGGGAAAGTATGATAAAAGATATGCCTGAAGAGCTACCAATTGAAGTATTAGAGACTCGATATGGATTGTGGAATTCTTACGTCATGACCCTTAAGAATAAGGGGTACAAAGAAATTTGGTATCCACAAATCCAAGCATTTGAAAATGGAGCTTTAGATAACGATAATTTTATATTTATATCCTCTCCAGGCTCGGGAAAAACACTTGTTGCAGAAGTCATATTAATACACTCATTTTTGAAGTCTACTAAAGCTGGTGCGTACTTGGTCCCTCTTAACGAACTTGCTAATGAGATATATGATGATTTTAAAGAAAGAATGGAATATCCGGAAATAGGCATTCACGTTACCAAATCTACGATGGATGATGAAAATTTATCAGAACTTCAGAGATCAAACATCATGATAATGACCTATGAGAAGTTTGATTACCATCTTCGCAACCATCCAGAGCTTATTTCAGATTTGGGGGCTGTGGTAATTGACGAGTTTCACATGATCTCAAATAAAGATCGTGGAGCAAAACTTGAGCTTATACTTGCACAGTTGATGCACAGGTTTCCTAATATCCGCATCGTTGGTTTATCTGCTGTAGTACCGAATGGAGACGAGATTAGTGATTGGCTACACGCCAAGCTCTGTGATACCAGTGATTGGAGAAAGAACCCATTATATGAGGGAGTTTATGACCATCGAAACAAAGTGATACGATTTTACGATCACCCTGAAAGACTATCCAGTGAAGAAACTATAGGAGATTATGAGCGTAATCCAACACATAATCTAACCATAGATTTTATTATGAAAGAAATTAGTCGAGAGGGGCTACCCCAAACGCTAATTTTTGTACCTAAAAGAAAAGATGCGAGAGATTTTGCAGCGGAAATCCAAAGATGTCTTACAGAAGAAATAAAAGAGAGGGTAGATTCATATAAGCTCGATAAGATTGCCACTGACCTTGGAAATTTGGAGGGAAGTGATACAAAGACATTAAAAGGACTTATAGAAGCGGTGAAAAACGGGATTGCTTTTCATCACGCTGGACTTGGATCTGAGATAAAAAGAGTTGTGATGGATGCATTCAGGAATCAAGATCTTTTGGTCATGATCTCAACTACTACACTTTCTGCGGGCGTGAATCTTCCGGCAAAGAGGGTTATTATTTCCGAACCAAGAATCGGAGGAAGGGGTAATTCTGGGAGGGACTTAACCGTAGCAGAGTACAAAAATCTTGCTGGAAGGGCTGGGAGACCCAAATACACAGATGAACATGGGGAGTGTGTTATTATCTCTAAAACACCGATATTTGCCGAATCATACAAAAATAGGTACATTTTAGCAGAACCAGAGGAGATAGAAAGCAGGATAGATCTTTCTGAAGATTATGGTAGTTTATTAAACTTACTTCGAGATTATCCATCGGTAGATAAACTTGTAAAGATTATGGAGAAGACATTTTATGGGTACAAAGGTCTCAACCATGAGGATCTTCGATTGAGTGTCGAGATAGGAGTGGAAAAGTTAGAAAATTGGGACTTTGTGGAAAGAGATGGAGAACTATTTAATTTAACGGAACTTGGTAAAAGTGTATCAAAACAGATAATAAATCCGTTTAGCGCACATATTATACTAAGAAGCTTGCGAAATTACTTAGATAGAGATATCGACCAGGGATTGATACAGGACATTTTACTAACGGTATGTAGCACTCCAGAATTTGATGAAAGTAACAGATTTTGGAGACCAGGATATTATCCAAACCGAGAAGAGGTGAAAAAGAAATTTGGGTTAGATCCTCTTGATTTAAAAGAAGTGGATCGGGTCATTTTAACAACCGAAATAATTAAGAAATACATCTCGGAGGAGAGTTACTCTGAAATTTTCAAGATAGAGGGGCTGGATGCTGAATATTGGGCACCCTCTGACATAAAAGAACGGATCGCCCCGAGGTTTTCCACTACGATTAGAGCGATGCAGCAAATAATAGAAGAGAGCGAGACTGAACTGCATAATAAATTTGGTGAACTGCTCGATAAACTTGGAATAATGACGTTATATGGAATAAAAGAAGAGCATGTTGATTTTGTCAGGAAAGGTATCACGTCAGATAGAAATATGATAATATTTCTTGATAAGATTGGTATTGCCGATCCATCAAAACTTTTAAATGTAGATATCAGGTGGTTAAGCGCACAACTGGCTGAAAAAGCATTAAAGCTTAAACGGCGTGCAGTTTACAATTTGCTTGAAGATCCTGAAAGAGAAAAGGAATTAATACTGTTAGAAGCTTATGAGAAGGGTATTGAACTAAGTTTGTTTGAGAACCTCTTTACTTCAAGTGAAAATCAATTTTGGTTCGCTGTTAAGAATATACTAAGCCATATGGATGATATCTTTGAGGTACACGATCATCACGTAGGATCAGATTCAATACCAGAGGCAGATGTATATCTCAAAAATGAAGATGGGAGTCTGTTAAAGGGCAGTGATGGGAACCCGATAAAGGTATGTCTCGAATGTAAATCAACTAGATCACTGGATAAACCTGTAAAAACCAGCACCGCTCTTGAAGTTTTGAAGAAATGCCCGGAAGGGAAATATACTTCTCGTGTTGTTATTGGGACTCCAAGTTTTGAGGGGGATGCTGGAAGAAGGGCTAAAGAACACGGGATTCTTTTGGTTCCGGTTACGGTCTTCGCTAGGCTCTTTTTACTTAAGGAAGCGAGTAAAATAGATGCTAAAATTATTGAGACGACCCTACAAAAAACAGGAGAGCTGACAATTGAGAAATTAAACGAGAACTTAAAAGGTGGTTGAATGTTACGCCAATAGCCCTTGA of the Candidatus Syntrophoarchaeum caldarius genome contains:
- a CDS encoding cyclase, producing MPKIYDISISLEEGMLAYPGDPPFRATSVMKHEWGDPAELTSYTLGSHTGTHLDLPSHIIECGKELKDIPLDLLLGDAFVIDLSDGRGLINADEIRPHLLPGAKRILIRSSNSSSEYIGSREFKDDYRSLSMDGAELLVEAGISLVGIDYLSIEQFESRELEVHRYLLGHDLLILEGIDLRGVPPGKYEMICLPLKIQNASGAPARVILRQK
- a CDS encoding aTPase AAA family, translating into MKDFNKFLGTAKYIASEPLQNAVNVAIALGRPLLVKGEPGTGKTLLAHNIARGLGKKLIVWNIKSTTKAKDGLYIYDTVQRLNDSRFGDRDVSDIRQYIKYGKLGEAFASDEQVVLLIDEIDKADLEFPNDLLNELDEMSFHIPETGETIRAKHRPIVIITSNSEKELPDAFLRRCIFHYIEFPDRQMMEEIVKVHYPDIDKRLLHEALKKFYHLRKIESLKKKPSTSELLDWLQALIAGGISYRKLRSELVFAGALLKNEADFMHLPRNEAV
- a CDS encoding von Willebrand factor A, which produces MFIDFFYILRKNGVPVSITEWMALTEALSKGLADSSIETFYYLARSILVKSESYYDHYDLSFEEYFGGLNDEGMMQKKLSSVCEEFPEIRDELLKWLNDPINRMSLSEEEVRRLSEMELEELIELFLERLAEQRERHDGGDRWIGTGGRSPFGNAGINPAGIRVGGVGGRRSALKVAHQRKYRNLRNDLTLDVRQIKVALKRLRLLSRSGPEEELDLDATIDKTCKNAGEIDLVFSKGRKNIIKLLLLMDVGGSMNPYALLSSRLFSAANSSGHFKDFKYFYFHNCIYDHVYTDIARRERFKTDELLRRFGREYRVIIVGDAWMAPSELLNRYGAIDYDDVCETTGIERLLQFREHFDHIVWLNPEKQNIWDRTTIRMIRDIFPMFELTIDGLEGAVRELVGRR
- a CDS encoding signal sequence peptidase is translated as MSYREALIEVGKDLAFALVVVGIIAAMAYAFAGTWPVAVAVESGSMEPNIHQGDIVFIKSPERMGIKTYEDAIRSNYTQFNGYGDVIVYMPDGNSDATPIIHRAIEWVDAGEVMPNGRIAPHEGYVTKGDHNTGYDQPGLSSPVKPEWIIGVAYYRIGWIGNLRLLFNRL
- a CDS encoding Prokaryotic chromosome segregation and condensation protein ScpB; amino-acid sequence: MIEASLFISGSSLSAARLAKLAGCSRDEVKKIIEKLKDEYASRQSAITIEESEGKWAMEVRREFAGMLSGIAQREFDGPILRTLAVIAYRQPITQSELVKVRGKVAYQHVKEFEKRGFVESRPYGHTKMLRTTKKFREYFEIA
- a CDS encoding condensin subunit ScpA, with protein sequence MDLAKQGEFDPWKIDVVKVADKFLERIESVEVPDLRLSGRTLFYAAILLRMKSEALFIEEEEDLDEDLEPDLLEIEEDMEGEVFTAPDSIRVYPKLRRKRKRPITLDDLITELKKAEKVEINRQRRQKARVECDDALTKNVRECPHEEDIESKISKLREILKKREKEKRISFSELTSGMEVRDVIDTYIPLLFLASRKEVRLKQDELFGELYIDLREGIDEGKGRSQDQTGD
- a CDS encoding DNA polymerase subunit beta, whose protein sequence is MFAEVHRLNLRIRDFVVTNEGWIFSVVSYSNRSDTAIEGLLRYVPHDNGERRRFDGVRFHKLDFDESFEFLRLKKPEYIRGDIHSIPLDDIKTVLRPDVKIQTLLDNPEIGLIVDIFRKGGIPLSKMGVTGSWLCDLATPSSDIDFIVYGKSFFDAIEVLNRAVHDGELSDIDPDLWKQIYNKRVPEISFDEFLKHEMRKGNRGMIAERYFDLLYVDDAENHTRYERGRVIGRRRIEATVTDASHAFDSPAVFVVEHEEVDEVLSFTHTYAGQVLEGEVMEAQGVLEEWNGIRRLVIGTTREARGEWIRSLTLMSQ
- a CDS encoding nicotinamide-nucleotide adenylyltransferase, whose amino-acid sequence is MEKTKEHRGLYIGRFQPYHLGHHMILTQIAREVEELVICIGSAQVSHELKNPFTGGERVLMVKSAIEELPIKCYVIPIMDVMRNAIWVAHVVSLTPGFEIVYSNNPLNKRLFDEAGFKVRSTAFYERDVYSGTEIRRRMIAGEEWENLVPDAVCKVIHECDGVSRVQDLARYDTGK
- a CDS encoding protein containing ATP-grasp fold, DUF201-type; this translates as MKLLLAEYAVGMRLEDGIIREGRAMLETLSRSFKRSGCEVMTPEPGRFETDLEMLAANSDYGLVIAPDEHLTHYTEIIESRTVNLGSPSNVVDACADKLKTTRILRDAGIAVAEDVDSDRYVIKPRWGCGSEEIIVTDENLLPDGFIRTRFIEGEHISASLIRSKNGFVLPLTINKQLVEITDEKIRYKGGITPYFTPRADEIIDACRRAGEILGCRGYFGVDLVLSDKPYIVDVNPRPTTSIIGISRVIDKEIGGLILDAYRNRLPESVNIISEEVIYKLDEL
- a CDS encoding competence protein ComA, whose amino-acid sequence is MIEEAIGDLLSEKKLKLTVAESCTGGLISYRITSVPGSSDYFLGAYVTYSNELKKKIIGVKDTTLERYGAVSSECALEMAEGAKAVSEADVSIGVTGIAGPGGATPVKPVGLVYIAIVTEDQRIVKTYHFTGDRKSNREMTAETALKMLYEVLSGMK
- a CDS encoding ski2-like helicase yields the protein MIKDMPEELPIEVLETRYGLWNSYVMTLKNKGYKEIWYPQIQAFENGALDNDNFIFISSPGSGKTLVAEVILIHSFLKSTKAGAYLVPLNELANEIYDDFKERMEYPEIGIHVTKSTMDDENLSELQRSNIMIMTYEKFDYHLRNHPELISDLGAVVIDEFHMISNKDRGAKLELILAQLMHRFPNIRIVGLSAVVPNGDEISDWLHAKLCDTSDWRKNPLYEGVYDHRNKVIRFYDHPERLSSEETIGDYERNPTHNLTIDFIMKEISREGLPQTLIFVPKRKDARDFAAEIQRCLTEEIKERVDSYKLDKIATDLGNLEGSDTKTLKGLIEAVKNGIAFHHAGLGSEIKRVVMDAFRNQDLLVMISTTTLSAGVNLPAKRVIISEPRIGGRGNSGRDLTVAEYKNLAGRAGRPKYTDEHGECVIISKTPIFAESYKNRYILAEPEEIESRIDLSEDYGSLLNLLRDYPSVDKLVKIMEKTFYGYKGLNHEDLRLSVEIGVEKLENWDFVERDGELFNLTELGKSVSKQIINPFSAHIILRSLRNYLDRDIDQGLIQDILLTVCSTPEFDESNRFWRPGYYPNREEVKKKFGLDPLDLKEVDRVILTTEIIKKYISEESYSEIFKIEGLDAEYWAPSDIKERIAPRFSTTIRAMQQIIEESETELHNKFGELLDKLGIMTLYGIKEEHVDFVRKGITSDRNMIIFLDKIGIADPSKLLNVDIRWLSAQLAEKALKLKRRAVYNLLEDPEREKELILLEAYEKGIELSLFENLFTSSENQFWFAVKNILSHMDDIFEVHDHHVGSDSIPEADVYLKNEDGSLLKGSDGNPIKVCLECKSTRSLDKPVKTSTALEVLKKCPEGKYTSRVVIGTPSFEGDAGRRAKEHGILLVPVTVFARLFLLKEASKIDAKIIETTLQKTGELTIEKLNENLKGG